Proteins encoded by one window of Microplitis demolitor isolate Queensland-Clemson2020A chromosome 6, iyMicDemo2.1a, whole genome shotgun sequence:
- the LOC106693173 gene encoding prostatic spermine-binding protein-like, whose amino-acid sequence MKNSKIQRKTTRKIKTDVKFLRSIIVNTDDIVTGFDYANQDGCNHDTVPDNSDNLRGGSVSGQSESDVVVDIADADGDANSDFLNHSGHDGDNDDDDDSSDYNHDLDDDDKNNVDDRDDDHHVDNDDHSHDDDHDDHDDNNDYDNGHNVDDNDEDDGHDDDDDHDF is encoded by the exons CCGATGTTAAATTCCTGAGAAGCATTATCGTCAATACTGATGACATCGTGACAGGGTTCGATTATGCTAATCAAGATGGCTGTAATCATGACACTGTTCCTGATAATAGTGATAATCTGCGTGGTGGTTCCGTTTCTGGTCAGAGTGAGTCTGATGTCGTCGTTGAtattgctgatgctgatggtgATGCTAACAGTGACTTCTTAAATCACTCAGGTCATGATGGTGATAATGATGACGACGACGATAGCAGTGATTATAACCATGACCTTGATGATGACGATAAGAATAATGTCGATGATCGCGATGATGATCATCATGTTGATAATGATGATCATAGTCATGATGATGATCATGATGAtcatgatgataataatgattatgatAATGGTCATAATGTCGATGATAATGATGAGGATGATGgtcatgatgatgatgatgatcatg ATTTCTAG